In Arthrobacter ramosus, one DNA window encodes the following:
- a CDS encoding NAD-dependent succinate-semialdehyde dehydrogenase codes for MENTLAPAVPASTTMDSELEFIATLPKQLFIDGEWIDASDGATSAVEDPSTGATLAWVSDASPSDGERALAAAARVQDSWAGTPPRERGEILRRAFELVTARADDFALAMTLEMGKPLAESRGEVAYGAEFLRWFSEEAVRISGRYSMAPDGKSRLLVTKRPVGPCLFITPWNFPLAMATRKIAPAVAAGCTMVLKPANLTPLTALLLTEVFQEAGLPAGVLNVIPTTRPGDVTGPLIRDSRLRKLSFTGSTGVGRQLIADSAHQVLRTSMELGGNAPFLVFEDAELEAALDGAMLAKLRNMGEACTAANRFIVHESLALQFSQGLAGRMGSLKLGRGSAEGTNIGPLIDAKSRAKVDELVQDAIAGGATALTGGAPSDGEGYFYAPTVLTNVPSGARILQEEVFGPVAPVVSFRTEAEAIALANDTEFGLVAYAYTRDLNRGIRLSERLDVGMFGLNTGIVSNPAAPFGGVKQSGLGREGGTEGIEEYLETRYIGIADPS; via the coding sequence GTGGAAAACACCCTTGCCCCCGCCGTGCCCGCAAGCACCACGATGGACTCGGAACTCGAGTTCATCGCAACGCTGCCGAAGCAGCTGTTCATCGACGGCGAATGGATCGACGCGTCCGACGGCGCCACCTCCGCCGTCGAGGACCCCTCCACGGGTGCCACTCTGGCTTGGGTCTCGGATGCCTCACCGTCCGACGGTGAGCGCGCACTGGCCGCCGCTGCCCGGGTCCAGGACAGCTGGGCTGGGACGCCGCCGCGCGAACGCGGCGAAATCCTGCGTCGCGCCTTCGAGCTGGTCACCGCGCGTGCCGACGATTTCGCCCTGGCCATGACCTTGGAAATGGGAAAACCGCTGGCAGAGTCGCGGGGTGAAGTGGCCTACGGCGCCGAGTTCCTGCGTTGGTTTTCCGAGGAAGCCGTGCGTATCTCGGGCCGCTATTCCATGGCGCCGGATGGCAAGTCCCGGCTTCTGGTGACCAAGCGTCCCGTGGGTCCGTGCCTGTTCATCACGCCCTGGAATTTCCCGTTGGCCATGGCCACGCGCAAGATCGCGCCGGCCGTCGCCGCAGGCTGCACCATGGTGCTCAAGCCGGCCAACCTGACACCGCTGACGGCACTCCTGCTCACCGAGGTGTTCCAGGAAGCGGGCCTGCCTGCCGGGGTCCTCAACGTCATCCCGACCACGCGCCCCGGCGATGTGACCGGACCGTTGATCCGGGATAGCCGGCTGCGGAAATTGTCCTTCACCGGTTCCACCGGAGTGGGCAGGCAGCTCATCGCCGACTCCGCCCATCAGGTGCTGCGGACCTCCATGGAACTGGGCGGCAACGCACCCTTCCTGGTCTTCGAGGATGCGGAGCTGGAGGCGGCCTTGGACGGAGCCATGCTGGCCAAGCTGCGGAACATGGGCGAGGCCTGCACGGCGGCCAACCGCTTTATCGTCCACGAGTCGCTGGCCCTTCAATTCAGCCAAGGCCTCGCAGGCCGCATGGGCTCTCTCAAACTCGGCCGTGGCTCGGCCGAGGGCACCAACATCGGGCCGCTCATCGACGCCAAGAGCCGCGCCAAGGTGGATGAACTGGTGCAGGACGCCATCGCCGGGGGAGCCACGGCACTTACCGGCGGCGCGCCGTCGGACGGTGAGGGCTACTTCTACGCGCCCACGGTACTCACGAACGTGCCGTCGGGCGCGCGGATCCTGCAGGAGGAAGTCTTCGGACCGGTCGCGCCCGTGGTCAGCTTCCGCACCGAGGCCGAGGCGATCGCGCTGGCCAACGACACTGAATTCGGTCTCGTCGCCTACGCGTACACCCGCGACCTCAACCGGGGCATCCGCCTTTCCGAACGGTTGGACGTAGGCATGTTCGGGTTGAATACCGGCATCGTGTCCAACCCCGCTGCCCCGTTCGGTGGCGTCAAGCAGTCCGGGCTAGGCCGCGAAGGCGGCACGGAAGGCATTGAGGAGTACCTGGAAACCCGCTACATCGGTATCGCGGATCCGTCCTGA
- a CDS encoding mandelate racemase/muconate lactonizing enzyme family protein yields the protein MKITAIRLTRMVLPLDPPFSAAWDPVPRTTFPATLVEVETDEGITGVGSGDTMDGFEAYEHLFIGTDPLAILNQVRRIETINFHGGRYWPLEAALWDIIGKVAELPVAILFGGARNKLLAYASSGELKAPAARAESALAAKDRGFKAMKIRIARDHLEEGVESVRAAREAVGSDFDLMVDLNQMWRMSGDIEPALELAKVHKLATQLAELGVRWLEEPLPQADIKGAQRVREQTGIQVSGGEMVRSMPEMMALIEADAYDIYQPDVALAVGMYRARQVAETANLKHRFFTPHTWSNGLGLLANLHVAAGVDAGPYLEFPYDPPGWTPERRDFFMEPLDIDADGALRVPDLPGLGAVIDYDAVKKYSV from the coding sequence ATGAAGATCACCGCCATCCGGCTGACCCGCATGGTTCTGCCCCTCGACCCGCCCTTCAGCGCAGCGTGGGACCCTGTACCGCGCACCACGTTTCCGGCCACGCTCGTGGAAGTGGAAACAGACGAAGGCATCACCGGCGTCGGCTCGGGCGACACCATGGACGGCTTCGAGGCCTACGAGCACCTGTTCATCGGCACGGATCCGCTGGCCATCCTCAACCAGGTCCGCCGCATCGAGACCATCAACTTCCATGGCGGCCGCTACTGGCCCTTGGAAGCGGCGCTCTGGGACATCATCGGCAAGGTGGCCGAGTTGCCCGTGGCCATTCTCTTCGGGGGAGCGCGCAACAAACTGCTGGCCTACGCCTCTTCCGGCGAACTGAAGGCTCCAGCGGCCCGGGCCGAGTCCGCGCTCGCCGCCAAGGACCGGGGCTTCAAAGCCATGAAGATCAGGATCGCCCGGGACCACCTTGAGGAAGGCGTGGAATCCGTCCGTGCGGCCCGTGAAGCCGTCGGCAGCGATTTCGACCTCATGGTGGACCTCAACCAGATGTGGCGCATGAGCGGGGACATCGAACCGGCGCTCGAGCTGGCCAAGGTCCACAAGCTGGCAACGCAGTTGGCCGAACTGGGTGTCCGCTGGCTTGAGGAGCCGCTGCCGCAAGCCGACATCAAGGGTGCCCAGCGTGTCCGCGAGCAGACCGGAATCCAGGTTTCGGGCGGCGAAATGGTCCGCAGCATGCCCGAGATGATGGCACTCATTGAAGCCGATGCCTACGACATCTACCAGCCCGATGTCGCCCTGGCGGTAGGCATGTACCGGGCCCGGCAAGTGGCCGAGACCGCCAACCTCAAGCACCGCTTCTTCACTCCGCACACGTGGAGCAACGGCCTGGGCCTGCTGGCCAATCTGCACGTAGCCGCCGGCGTGGACGCGGGGCCATACTTGGAATTCCCCTACGATCCGCCCGGCTGGACCCCCGAACGTCGCGACTTCTTCATGGAGCCGCTGGACATCGACGCCGACGGTGCGCTCCGCGTGCCCGACCTTCCGGGCCTGGGTGCGGTCATCGACTACGACGCCGTCAAGAAGTACTCGGTCTAA
- a CDS encoding iron-containing alcohol dehydrogenase family protein: protein MHTRPQIHAELASTELTLDPKPTAYFGRGKVTEVGRIVAALGAKSALIVTDPFLATTDVVAAVRASLETSGLGVTIFDGVTPNPTTTCVDAGSDLAASSGVDVLVAVGGGSSMDAAKGISLGAVNPARGAGLDYSNHFANPALPIVAVPTTAGTGAEVNAFGVVTDVEAHRKFYVGHESALPKAAILDPELTLGLPPKATAATGMDALTHAIESYSSIRRNPYSDGIALQAVSMVAEFLPRAVADGSDLEARSQLLLASHIAGVGFSHTGLGLVHAIAHPLGGRFNIPHGLALCLVIEDVLRLNLRNRLDRTARLAFALGVGDTAATVEANAEAAIAAVVGLARDVGMTARLTDFGVTAADLDSLVDDTLADAVINNTPVPPTAAEIRTILEKAL, encoded by the coding sequence ATGCACACCCGGCCGCAGATCCACGCGGAGCTTGCCTCCACCGAACTGACCCTGGACCCCAAACCAACGGCGTACTTCGGCCGCGGAAAGGTCACCGAGGTGGGCAGGATCGTGGCCGCCCTCGGTGCCAAATCGGCGCTGATCGTCACGGACCCGTTCCTGGCCACCACCGACGTCGTTGCCGCCGTCCGCGCCTCGCTGGAGACGTCCGGACTGGGCGTCACTATCTTCGACGGCGTCACCCCCAACCCGACCACCACTTGCGTCGACGCTGGCTCGGACCTGGCCGCGTCCTCCGGAGTGGACGTCCTCGTGGCCGTGGGCGGCGGCTCGTCCATGGACGCGGCCAAGGGGATCTCGCTGGGCGCCGTGAACCCGGCCCGCGGTGCAGGGCTGGACTACAGCAACCACTTCGCCAACCCCGCGCTGCCTATCGTCGCGGTCCCGACGACGGCCGGCACCGGCGCTGAAGTCAACGCTTTCGGTGTGGTCACCGACGTCGAGGCCCACCGGAAGTTCTACGTCGGCCACGAATCCGCGCTGCCCAAGGCGGCCATCCTCGACCCCGAGCTGACCCTAGGGCTGCCGCCGAAGGCGACCGCCGCCACCGGAATGGATGCGCTCACCCATGCGATCGAGTCCTATTCCTCCATCCGCCGGAACCCCTACTCGGATGGCATCGCCCTCCAGGCAGTGTCCATGGTGGCCGAGTTCCTGCCCCGCGCAGTGGCTGACGGATCGGACCTTGAGGCTCGCTCCCAGCTGCTCCTGGCCTCGCATATTGCAGGCGTCGGCTTCTCGCACACGGGCCTCGGCTTGGTCCACGCCATCGCGCACCCGCTCGGCGGCCGCTTCAACATCCCGCACGGCTTGGCGCTGTGCCTGGTGATCGAGGACGTGCTCCGGCTGAACCTCCGCAACCGTCTGGACCGCACTGCCCGCTTGGCCTTCGCCCTGGGCGTGGGGGACACGGCCGCCACCGTCGAGGCCAACGCCGAGGCCGCGATCGCCGCCGTCGTCGGCTTGGCCCGCGACGTCGGCATGACGGCTCGATTGACCGATTTCGGCGTCACCGCGGCGGACCTGGATTCGCTCGTGGATGACACCCTGGCGGACGCTGTCATCAACAACACACCGGTGCCGCCCACCGCCGCCGAAATCCGCACGATCCTCGAGAAAGCGCTGTAA
- a CDS encoding NAD(P)-dependent oxidoreductase, with protein MTATTHAPAAGPASPETPFTPGTARIGFIGLGNMGSGMTRNLQAAGFHLVVNDVRKESAADLLAHGAEWAESAAAVAAGSDVVITMLPTPKHVESVAMGRGGILEGLPHGGTWVDMSTSVPDVANRVRRAGEVRGLRVLDAPVSGMSVGAANGMLQIFVGGEAADVERLRPVFEAMGDPERILHVGGHGAGYAVKLMINQLWFSHLVATAEVLSTGVKAGVDLEVLRQALIASPANSNFVQNDVLSILNHGDYDEGFAIALACKDLGLSVDLARSVGVPVELSSLVEQLYRRAKALYGDKAGEMTPVKLYEDAIGMQLRAAIVPATAAEGA; from the coding sequence ATGACAGCAACAACCCACGCCCCTGCCGCCGGGCCGGCTTCACCCGAGACGCCCTTCACCCCAGGTACCGCCCGCATCGGCTTCATCGGCCTCGGCAACATGGGTTCGGGCATGACCCGCAACCTCCAGGCCGCCGGCTTCCACCTGGTCGTCAACGACGTCCGCAAGGAGTCTGCCGCCGATCTCCTCGCCCATGGCGCCGAATGGGCGGAGAGCGCTGCGGCGGTCGCCGCCGGCTCCGACGTCGTGATCACCATGCTCCCCACGCCAAAGCACGTTGAATCCGTCGCCATGGGTCGGGGAGGCATCCTTGAGGGACTGCCCCACGGCGGGACATGGGTGGACATGTCCACTTCTGTCCCGGACGTGGCGAACCGGGTCCGCCGAGCCGGGGAGGTCCGCGGCCTCCGCGTCCTGGATGCGCCCGTGAGCGGTATGTCCGTGGGGGCCGCGAATGGCATGCTGCAGATCTTCGTCGGCGGCGAGGCTGCCGACGTCGAGCGCCTCCGCCCGGTGTTCGAGGCAATGGGCGACCCCGAGCGGATCCTGCACGTGGGCGGCCACGGAGCAGGCTACGCCGTGAAGCTCATGATCAATCAGCTGTGGTTCTCCCACCTCGTAGCCACGGCAGAGGTCCTGAGCACCGGAGTTAAAGCAGGCGTGGACCTCGAAGTCCTACGGCAGGCCCTCATCGCCAGCCCGGCCAACTCGAACTTCGTCCAGAACGATGTCCTGTCCATCCTCAACCACGGTGACTACGACGAAGGTTTCGCGATAGCCCTGGCTTGCAAGGACCTCGGCCTCTCGGTGGACCTCGCCCGTTCCGTGGGGGTCCCCGTGGAACTGTCGTCGCTCGTGGAGCAGCTCTACCGCCGGGCCAAGGCCCTTTACGGCGACAAAGCCGGCGAAATGACGCCCGTGAAACTTTACGAAGACGCCATCGGAATGCAGTTGCGCGCCGCAATCGTACCCGCTACCGCAGCAGAAGGAGCCTGA
- a CDS encoding ABC transporter permease: MTAQATLDLATAFGTASNRRGKYFSFKRFGTPVVIVLALLALSLWLGSLSLDSIEQRTLNWQYLQDRTFEHLRLTVVASAIVAVIAIPAGIALSRIHSRTVHAVVFGIANVGQSTPAIGLVILLAIVWKLGFEVALVGLVAYSVLPVLRNTLVGLEQVDSSLTEAARGMGMHPLQVLTRIELPLAIPVIVAGLRTALVFCVGVATVATFINAGGLGDMIVNGLKLQRWPVLITGAVVVSCIALAIDWIAGLAEDLLTPKGL; this comes from the coding sequence ATGACGGCCCAGGCCACTTTGGATCTTGCAACCGCCTTCGGAACAGCATCCAACCGGCGCGGGAAGTACTTCTCCTTCAAGCGCTTCGGCACACCGGTTGTCATCGTCCTCGCGTTGCTCGCACTGTCCTTGTGGCTCGGATCGCTTTCCTTGGACTCAATCGAACAACGGACCCTGAACTGGCAATACCTTCAGGACCGCACTTTCGAGCACTTGCGGTTGACGGTTGTCGCGTCGGCGATCGTTGCCGTCATTGCCATCCCGGCCGGCATCGCGCTGAGCCGTATCCACTCAAGGACCGTCCATGCTGTCGTGTTCGGCATCGCCAACGTCGGCCAGTCCACTCCGGCAATCGGCCTGGTGATCCTGTTGGCCATTGTCTGGAAACTCGGCTTCGAAGTGGCCCTCGTCGGCTTGGTGGCGTACTCCGTTCTGCCCGTTTTGCGGAACACCCTGGTGGGGCTGGAACAAGTGGACTCGAGCCTCACTGAAGCAGCCCGGGGAATGGGCATGCACCCCCTCCAAGTCCTCACCCGGATCGAACTGCCCCTGGCAATCCCGGTGATCGTGGCCGGCCTGCGCACGGCCTTGGTGTTCTGCGTCGGCGTGGCCACGGTGGCCACCTTCATCAACGCCGGTGGCTTGGGCGACATGATCGTCAACGGCCTCAAACTCCAACGTTGGCCCGTGCTCATCACCGGTGCCGTGGTGGTTTCCTGCATCGCCCTGGCTATCGACTGGATCGCGGGGCTGGCCGAAGACCTGCTCACACCCAAAGGCCTCTGA
- a CDS encoding glycine betaine ABC transporter substrate-binding protein, translating to MKKPVLALLATGVVAALSLTGCGGSASSSTQTSKGNELDGLTGVIGAKDFSEQFILSNITSQVLNAHGAKTTTNTKVVGSANVRTAFETGQFAGYWEYTGTSWITYNKQTTPIKDKKEMFDAVKAADAKKGIAWLDPAPLNNTYAFAIREDKAKELNIKSLSDIAKLPAKEQTFCMESEFSTRDDGWPGLKKAYGLSPDAKVSMLDTGVIYTATQKGQDCNFGEVFETDGRISALKLQVMQDDKQFFPIYQGALTIKADMLAKYPAIADIMAKVSPKLTTEVMQKLNAKADVDGDDPDKIASDWLKSEGLI from the coding sequence ATGAAGAAACCAGTTCTCGCACTCCTGGCCACCGGCGTCGTTGCCGCCCTGAGCCTCACCGGATGTGGCGGCTCAGCGAGCTCGTCCACGCAGACGTCCAAAGGCAACGAGCTCGACGGGCTGACCGGCGTCATTGGCGCCAAGGACTTCTCCGAGCAGTTCATCCTGTCGAACATCACCAGCCAGGTGCTCAACGCCCACGGCGCCAAGACCACCACCAATACCAAGGTGGTCGGCTCGGCCAATGTCCGCACGGCCTTCGAAACCGGCCAGTTCGCGGGCTACTGGGAATACACCGGTACGTCCTGGATCACCTACAACAAGCAGACCACGCCGATCAAGGACAAGAAAGAAATGTTCGACGCCGTGAAGGCCGCCGATGCCAAGAAGGGCATCGCGTGGTTGGACCCGGCCCCGCTGAACAACACCTATGCCTTCGCCATCCGCGAGGACAAGGCCAAAGAGCTGAACATCAAGTCCCTTTCCGACATCGCGAAACTCCCGGCCAAGGAGCAGACCTTCTGCATGGAGAGTGAATTCTCCACCCGCGACGACGGCTGGCCCGGCCTGAAGAAGGCCTACGGCCTCAGCCCCGACGCGAAGGTCTCCATGCTGGACACTGGCGTCATCTACACCGCCACCCAGAAGGGCCAGGACTGCAATTTCGGTGAAGTCTTCGAAACGGACGGCCGCATCTCGGCGCTGAAGCTCCAGGTCATGCAGGACGACAAGCAGTTCTTCCCGATCTACCAGGGCGCCCTCACCATCAAGGCGGACATGCTCGCCAAGTACCCTGCCATCGCGGACATCATGGCAAAGGTCTCCCCGAAGCTCACCACCGAGGTCATGCAGAAGCTCAACGCCAAGGCCGACGTCGATGGAGACGATCCGGACAAGATCGCCAGCGACTGGCTGAAGTCGGAAGGACTGATCTAG
- a CDS encoding aldehyde dehydrogenase: MTATKNDWIQRAGAQRPSTGLYIDGGFRDARSGETFPTVSPRDGSVTAHIAAAGEQDVDDAVVAAHRSFEAGAWSKTDRRHRQAVLTRLSELIVENLEELALLESTDSGHPISDALAVDVPSCARTFRWYAEALDKVYDDVAPTPRNALAIISREPLGVIGAVVPWNYPLIISAWKVAPALAAGNSVVLKPSEQTSLSALRLAELATEAGVPDAVFNVVPGLGHVAGAALGRHPLVDKITFTGSPEVGRYFQRYASESNGKQVALELGGKSPQVVLHDVGDIAACASAVAWGIFYNAGQTCHGGSRLLVDERVHDELLEEVIKVGRSLQLGDPLDPATQIGAIVDDQQLESILGYYGIAESEGITVASGGNRIRPTGVENGYYLEPTVLDRVDNSGRIGQEEIFGPVLAVSTFHGASEGVRMANDSKYGLAASVWTQDITKAHTVARELRAGTVWVNTFDVADIITPFGGFKESGFGRDRSLHALDAYSALKTTWINLGDAALDDA; encoded by the coding sequence ATGACAGCAACGAAAAACGATTGGATCCAGCGGGCTGGAGCCCAGCGCCCCTCCACGGGTTTGTACATCGACGGCGGCTTCCGCGACGCCCGCAGCGGCGAAACGTTCCCCACGGTCTCGCCCCGCGATGGCTCGGTCACCGCCCACATAGCGGCAGCGGGGGAGCAGGACGTTGACGACGCCGTCGTCGCCGCGCACCGCTCCTTCGAGGCCGGTGCATGGTCCAAGACCGACCGGCGCCACCGCCAAGCGGTCCTCACGCGGCTCTCCGAACTCATCGTGGAGAACCTCGAGGAACTTGCCCTTCTGGAATCCACGGACAGCGGCCACCCGATCAGCGATGCGCTCGCCGTCGACGTCCCAAGCTGCGCCCGGACCTTCCGCTGGTACGCGGAAGCCCTCGACAAGGTGTACGACGACGTCGCGCCCACTCCGCGCAACGCGCTCGCCATCATCTCGCGGGAACCGCTCGGCGTGATCGGCGCGGTGGTTCCCTGGAACTACCCGCTGATCATCTCGGCCTGGAAGGTGGCCCCGGCCCTGGCGGCCGGGAACTCCGTGGTCCTCAAGCCTTCCGAACAGACGAGCCTCAGCGCCCTGCGCCTGGCCGAGCTGGCCACCGAGGCCGGTGTCCCGGACGCTGTGTTCAACGTGGTTCCCGGCCTGGGACATGTGGCCGGAGCCGCCCTTGGCCGCCACCCGTTGGTGGACAAAATCACCTTCACCGGATCCCCGGAGGTGGGCAGGTATTTCCAGCGTTATGCTTCCGAATCCAACGGCAAGCAGGTGGCGCTGGAACTCGGCGGAAAGTCCCCTCAAGTGGTGCTGCACGACGTCGGCGACATCGCAGCGTGCGCGTCCGCCGTCGCATGGGGCATCTTCTACAACGCCGGCCAGACCTGCCACGGCGGCTCCCGCCTCCTCGTAGACGAACGTGTGCACGACGAACTCCTCGAAGAAGTCATCAAGGTGGGCCGTTCCCTGCAGCTTGGCGACCCACTGGACCCTGCAACGCAGATCGGCGCAATCGTCGACGACCAACAGCTGGAGAGCATCCTGGGCTATTACGGCATCGCTGAATCCGAAGGCATCACGGTCGCCAGCGGAGGCAACCGGATCCGTCCGACCGGCGTCGAAAACGGCTATTACCTGGAGCCCACGGTCCTGGACCGGGTCGACAACTCCGGGCGCATCGGCCAGGAGGAAATCTTCGGGCCGGTCCTGGCCGTCAGCACCTTCCACGGCGCCTCGGAGGGCGTCCGGATGGCCAACGACAGCAAGTACGGCCTTGCCGCAAGTGTCTGGACGCAGGACATCACGAAGGCACACACCGTGGCCCGCGAATTGCGCGCCGGCACCGTTTGGGTGAATACCTTCGACGTCGCAGACATCATCACGCCGTTCGGCGGCTTCAAGGAGTCCGGCTTCGGCAGGGACCGTTCCCTGCACGCCCTGGACGCCTACTCCGCCTTGAAAACCACATGGATCAACCTGGGCGACGCGGCCCTGGATGACGCCTGA
- a CDS encoding SDR family oxidoreductase, translating to MRIIVTGGTSGIGAALVRESLRAGHSVFTTGRDAVRLAAFLESCSGLGHVGGLVADAGDWERTRGAVAAAVDFLGGIDVAVANAGFSAPGDLADGDPERWRDMVLTNVYGPAILAKAALPELRANRGHMVLMGSTAGRKVYPGNLYTATKWAVTGYAESLRQQLVGTGVRVLHIAPGHVDTPLWKNAPDAAIAPESVAKTMLWALAQPPGVDVSEVMIRATGQEF from the coding sequence GTGCGCATCATCGTGACGGGCGGCACCAGTGGGATCGGTGCCGCCCTCGTGCGGGAATCACTCCGCGCAGGCCACTCCGTTTTCACCACCGGGCGCGACGCCGTGCGGCTCGCAGCGTTCCTTGAGTCTTGTTCCGGGCTGGGGCACGTGGGCGGACTGGTGGCGGACGCGGGGGACTGGGAACGGACCCGTGGAGCCGTCGCCGCTGCAGTGGACTTCCTCGGGGGAATCGACGTCGCTGTAGCCAACGCAGGTTTCTCAGCCCCCGGAGATCTTGCCGACGGTGACCCGGAACGCTGGCGGGACATGGTGCTGACCAATGTCTATGGCCCCGCGATATTGGCCAAGGCCGCCCTGCCGGAGCTCAGGGCCAACCGGGGGCACATGGTACTCATGGGCAGCACGGCAGGGCGCAAGGTGTACCCCGGAAACCTCTACACGGCCACCAAATGGGCAGTGACCGGCTACGCCGAATCACTCCGTCAGCAGCTCGTGGGTACAGGCGTCCGGGTGCTGCACATCGCCCCCGGGCATGTGGACACTCCCTTGTGGAAGAACGCCCCCGATGCCGCCATCGCCCCGGAGTCCGTGGCAAAAACCATGCTCTGGGCACTCGCCCAGCCACCCGGCGTCGACGTCTCTGAAGTGATGATCCGTGCTACTGGACAGGAATTCTGA
- the fae gene encoding formaldehyde-activating enzyme: protein MTAVQIGESFIGDGPNAAHVNTVLGHRDGPAGTAWATALATPSAGHVPFVTVLRPSLPVKPLTLFVTKAAPVNERHGNLIWGAAQAGIAAGVADALADGTVTAEQADSHVVIAAVWVNPGADDEDAVYRNNRESARTALENGAQQLPSTAAVIEARKVPSNPFFTPRG, encoded by the coding sequence ATGACTGCGGTGCAGATCGGCGAATCATTCATAGGCGACGGCCCCAACGCTGCCCACGTGAACACGGTCCTCGGCCACAGGGACGGCCCGGCGGGCACCGCCTGGGCCACTGCCCTGGCAACGCCCAGCGCCGGACATGTCCCCTTCGTCACCGTCCTCCGGCCCTCCCTGCCGGTCAAGCCGTTGACCCTGTTCGTCACCAAAGCGGCTCCCGTCAATGAGCGGCACGGCAACCTCATTTGGGGCGCCGCCCAGGCAGGCATCGCGGCCGGCGTCGCGGATGCCTTGGCGGACGGTACCGTCACGGCAGAACAGGCCGATTCCCATGTGGTGATCGCCGCCGTCTGGGTCAACCCCGGCGCGGACGACGAAGACGCCGTCTACCGAAACAACCGCGAGTCCGCACGCACCGCCCTGGAAAACGGGGCACAACAGTTGCCCTCGACGGCGGCCGTCATCGAGGCACGCAAAGTCCCGTCCAATCCCTTCTTCACTCCGCGAGGCTGA